GACGGATCAAAAGGATCTGAAATCGCAGTTGAAACCGTTGCCACCCGCCAGTGGCCAGCGGGAACGGAAGTTCATTTAGTTACTTCCGCCGGACCATTTGATTTGTATGGCGTGGCCTATGACGAAAAGATGAGCTTTGCCAGCAAGCTCCAGACCCTGGCCCGGAGACGACTCGAAGAAGCCGGCCTTCAAACGGTTTCAGTGATTATGGAAGGCGGACCGAAAGAAGTTTTGATGGAAGAAGCCGAACAAATCGGGGCTGACTGTGTTTTCGTTGGTTCTCGCAACTTGAGCCGGTTTGACCGCTGGTTGCTTGGCAGTGTCTCGACGGCTGTGACCACCCGTGCCCATTGCACTGTGGAAGTCGTCCGCAAACACGGTGCTGAAGAGTAGGGAGATAGCGAAATAGCGAGTAGCGAGTAGCGAGTAGCGAGTAGCGAGTAGCGAGTAGCGAGTAGCGAGTAGTCAGACAATCAAAACCTGAATTCAATTCTGATTGTTTGATTTCTCGACCGTGAGTAAACAATAAGTCAATACAAACCCATTTGAAGCATGAGGGTTTGTTTTACTACTCGCTACTCGCTTTTTCTGCGCTACTCGCTTTTTCTGCGCTACTCGCTACTCACTTTTTCTGCGCTACTCACGACTTCCTATGAATCGCGTTTGACCTTGGTGGCGGTCACTGAACCGTCCGAGCTTTCCGATCCCTTGACTTCAACCCGAGTCCCAACCGTAATTGAGCCACCACGTTGGGAAATCGTAGTTGAGGTGGTTACCCGAACAATCCGCCCACTCACTTTCCATTCACCAACCAGATTTGAAGTCTCCGGCAGGGTTTCGACAATGCCGTGGAAAGACGAGCGTCCGTTTGAACCGGTCTTTTCCTTGATTTCGATCTTGGTTGCCGTAAATGAACCATCGGATTGGACAATTCCTTCAACTTCCGTATAGGCGCCAACCACGGCTGGACCATGTTCCCGATCAATGTAGGTACTGGCAGTGACAGTCACCGTGCGACCCGAAATCCGCCATTCTCCAAGCTGGTTGGATGATGTCGGAAGGGTCTCGATACTGCCGTAAAATTTGCTGTACTGGGTTGACCCGCCACCGGTACTTGAACTGGATTTCACTTCAATCCGGGAGGCTGTGACCACACCGGCTGAATCAACCACGCCTTTGACCTCGACGAGTGCTCCAATCTGCAAGGTTCCATTTCGGGTTTCAATGCTGGTCGAAGACGTTACCCGCACGGTCCGACCGGCGATGGTCCAGTCACCGACAAATCCTGTGCTGGCTGGTTGGGTTTCAATAACGCCATAGAATTCAAAATACGATCCGCTGCTTGACCCGCCACCGCCGCTGCTTTCAACGTGAATTTCTTTAGCCATCACAGTTCCATCGGATTGTTGTGAACCTTCGACTTCGACGAGCACACCCACCGCAAAATTGCCGCGTGACCGATCCAACTGCGTGCTGCTGGTTACCTGAACAGATCGTCCTCCGACTTGCCAGGTTCCAATGAGGTCGGCACTGGTTGGAAGGGTTTGAATCCGATCATAGAACTTAATGTACATACCACCGCTGCCGCCACCGGTGCTGTTGTCGTCAACGTGGATGGATTTGGCGGTGACTGACCCGTCGGATTGGGCATAGCCTTCGACTTCGACCCGGACGCCGACTGCAAAGGACCCGCGCGACTGGTCAAGCGACGTGCTGGCGGTCACCAGGACGTTTCGACCCTCAACGACCCAGTTTCCACGAAGGTCACTTGAGGTGGGAAGGCTATTGATTGCACCGTAAAATTTGACTTCCGATCCACTGCCGCCGCCACCACTTCCACGCACGACTTTGACTTCCGAGGCGAGGAAAGAACTATCTGATTGTGGTACGGCTTCGACTTCAACTTCAGCGCCAACCACCGCCTGGCCGCGCTCCTGTTCAATTTTTGTAGACGAAGTAACACGAACTGTTTTGCCCGCAACTCGCCAATCTCCAAGCAAACTTCCACTGCTCGGGAGACCTTCGATTGTTCCGACAAATTTCACATCGTCATTACCGCTGTTTGTATTAAAGGATTGTGCAAATAGAGAGGTGGGAGTGATACAAAGAGTAAATCCAAAGGTGAGAAATAACGCAAAGCTAGTCAGAGCCTTCATTCGGCTTCCTCCAAAAAGGTACTACTTAAATAACAAATCAATATTACCTGATTTGCTGGTCCACAGGCACGTTAACGTTAGGGGCAAGAACTACGTCTGGTTGTGGAAATTATTGGTGGGATTGAGGAAGTTAATCAATTGAAACAAGAGCCTGGCTGCAGGTCTCCGATGCCGCAGAAAAAGAAGAAAACCTCAAAGCCAGGCACTGAGCGAGATCATAGAGAGTACAAGATAAACAGAAGATAAATTTCTGAAACTTTTCTCAGTTTTTCGCCAACTGTTTGCCGGAAGTGAGGTTGTGCTTGGTTATTGGGGTTTTTTCAAGTAGAGTTTGGCAACTTTTCAAACAACCCCCTTCGACATCTTTTTTATAAAGGACAACTGTTGTGGACTTTTCAATCGCTCAAGACACCCAAAAGCTACTGGCTGAAATCCGTGAATTTATCCAGGCCGAGGTGATTCCCTTGGAACCGCAGGTTCTGGCTGGGCGCTTTCACTTGATGGATGACCAGCTTGAAGCCAAACGCGCCGAGGTTAAAGCCCGAGGCTGGTGGTCACCCTTTATCCCGAAAGAACTCGGCGGCATGGGGCTTCGCTTGATGGAGTATGCGCATATCAGCGAAGAACTTGGCCGCAGCATGATTGGTCATTATCTCTTTAACTGCCAGGCCCCTGATGTCGGGAACATGGAAGTGCTGATGCACTACGGGACGCCCGAACAAAAGCAGCAATACCTGTATCCGCTGGCCGAGGGAAAAATCCGAAGTTGCTTTTCAATGACGGAGCCAGGCTATCCCGGCTCCAATCCGGTCTGGATGGGCACCACGGCTGAAAAAGATGGGGAAGACTATGTCATCAATGGCCGAAAGTGGTTTACTTCGTCGGCTGATGGCGCGGCTTTTGCCATTGTCATGGCGGTGACCAACCCGGAAGCTGAAAGCCCACATCGGCGTGCCAGTCAGATTCTGGTGCCAATTGATACACCTGGGTTTAATCTGGTGCGAAATGTATCAATTATGGGTGAACCGGGCGGGGCCTGGCTCAGCCATGCTGAAATCAGTTATGAAAACTGTCGTGTCCCGCAATCAAACCGATTGGGCCCGGAAGGCGCCGGGTTTTCCATTGCCCAGGAACGGCTCGGACCAGGGCGGATCCATCACTGTATGCGCTGGATTGGCATTTGTGAGCGGGCGTTTGATTTAATGTGCGGCTATGCAGCCAAACGTGAGCTTTCTCCTGGAAAACCACTTGGCGCCCAGCAAATTGTTCAGGCGTGGATTGCCGAAAGCCGGGCTGAAATCAATGCTTCCCGATTGATGGTTTTGCAAGCTGCCTGGAAAATTGACCAGACCGGCACCAAGTCGGCAATTGAAGAAATCTCAGTGATCAAGTTTTATGTGGCCGGAGTCTTGCTACGAGTGCTGGACCGGGCAATTCAGGTTCACGGGGCGCTTGGGATTACCGATGACACGCCGCTGGCCTTCTGGTACCGGCACGAACGCGGTGCCCGCATTTATGACGGTGCGGACGAAGTGCATAAATCTTCAGTTGCCAAGCGGGTCCTGCGTGGGTATGGGGTTAAGGTTTAGGTCAGAAAGAGAAAACCAGGAAATACCAGTTTGTCGTCAGTAGTTCGCTAAGGGGGCGTTAAAAAATAAGTTCCTGAGAGCGCTGTCACCCTTTTACCTCCAGGTTTTGGTTTTGCACCGCAAAGCGGTGCCGTTTGGATAGCCGGTCGGTTGGCCGCTTTGGGCCTACCACCGGTCACTCCGGCTATCTCGTGTTGCTCCGCGCTTCGTCTGCGCGCCGTGGGGGGCACAGGCAGCGGAGGGACAAAACCTTGTGAGCTGGGCGAAAGGACGAAAAGGACGAAAAGGACATTCATTTGAACCCGTGGAAGATCAGATGCCAGGAAAATTTTTCATCCCTCATCCTTCATCTCTCATCCCTTGTCTTTTGCCTTTCAGGATGCTCAATCCAAATACCTGTCCTCCAAACAAAAACGGGAAGTTGTTTTTTAACGCTCCTTTACTTTCCATCTTCCACCAGCGATTCGACCGGCTCCTGGATTTGCTGTCGGATTGGCAGCCAGACGTGGAAGCAGCTTCCCTGGTTGCGACCTTTGGAATCAACCGAGACGCGTCCGCCGTGGGCTTCGATGTAACTTCGGACAATCGCCAGCCCTAATCCAAGCCCGCGAGCCATAAATTCATACTTTCCCGATTTATGTTGGGCTGCGTCGGCCCCGGCGTAAAAGCAATCAAAAATCCGGTCGTGTTCCTCGGGGTCAATCCCAATCCCACTATCATCAACCGCCAGATGGCAGAAATCTTCGGTTTGCTCAAGGTGCAGGTTAATGCGTCCGCCATTGGGCGTGAATTTGATGGCATTTTGAACCAGGTTCCAAATTGCCTGCCGGATTTTGTCTGGGTCGGCATAAATTTCGCACTCACCAGCCGAAATAATGTTGATTTTGAGGCTCCGGTCAACGATGACATCGGAAAGTTCAGTCACAATGTCTTGAACCGTCAAATTCAGGTCAAAGGTGCAGTGCGAGAGGTTAAATTGCCCCTTGGTAATGCGCAGCATTTCCTGGACGTCTTCAATTGTGCTGAGCATTCGTTCGGTCATGATTCGGCAGGTTTGGAGCAATTCCCGTTGTTCAGAATTTAAAGCGCCGACCATTTGATCCAGCAGAATTTCATGCGTTCCGCTCAAGACCGTGATTGGGGTGCGCATTTCGTGGGCGGTAATGGCCAGAAAGTTAGATTTCATCTGGTCCAATTGTTTCAGGCTGCGAGTGACCTCCTGCTCACGATGATACAGCTTCTGGAGTTCTTTCATTGATTCGCTGATGAGCAGGTTTTTTTCTTCAAGCTCACCGTACAGTCCCGCGTTTTCAATGGCCACCGCAGCCTGATTGGATAATGCCTCCAGAATATGGGAATCGGCTTCGGTAAACGGGGCTCGACCTTTGGGGCGACGAATATCGAGAACCCCGACCACTTTTCCCGTGCGCGAAAAGATCGGAACATTGAGCAAGCCATGAATATCAAATTTTTCAACCAGATCGGGGTAAAGCAATTCACCGCTCCCACCGGGTTCATTGATAATCACGGGTGTGCCTTGTTTGGCAACCCGGCCTGCAATTCCCTGACCGAGTGGAAAACTGACGGTGAGGTCGTCCCAATGATCACGGCACCAGACCCGGCGAAAAACCACATTCCCACCCTCGATGAGTCCAATTCCACCTGGTTCACCATCCACCAGCCGGGCAGCTTCATCGGTGATGATTTGAAGCACGGTTGTGAGTTCAAGCTTGGAGTTGATAATTCGGGTACTTTCGAGGAGTTGCCGCAAGAACCGAACCCGCTTTTCCTGTTTTCGGCGCAGATTTGTTACCCGCCAGGTATAGCTTCCAACCCCAGTGCCGACTAACATCACGAAATACAGCCCATATGCCCACCAGGTCTTCCACAATGACGGCTTGATGGCTATCGAAACCGAAATCGGCCCGGTGATATTGTCAAAACTATCCTTTCCCCAAACCAGAAAGGTGTAGTTTCCGGCGGCGAGATTGGTGTAGACCGCTTTATAGTCGCGTAACCAGGCCGACGGGATCCGATCATATCCGCTTAAGTGCATCCGGTATCGGGTGCTGTCACTTCGTTGAAAATTGAGCAGGGAAAATTCGAAGGAAAGGTTGTTCTGGTCGTGCATCAGGTTCAGGTGGGTAATATGGGGAGGCTGGACCTCGCCATTGACAGTAACCCGTTCGATATAGAGTGGTTTGAGGGTCTGGTCAAATTTCTCGGCAATAGGGGAGAAAACAGCCACGCCA
This DNA window, taken from Acidobacteriota bacterium, encodes the following:
- a CDS encoding acyl-CoA dehydrogenase family protein — encoded protein: MDFSIAQDTQKLLAEIREFIQAEVIPLEPQVLAGRFHLMDDQLEAKRAEVKARGWWSPFIPKELGGMGLRLMEYAHISEELGRSMIGHYLFNCQAPDVGNMEVLMHYGTPEQKQQYLYPLAEGKIRSCFSMTEPGYPGSNPVWMGTTAEKDGEDYVINGRKWFTSSADGAAFAIVMAVTNPEAESPHRRASQILVPIDTPGFNLVRNVSIMGEPGGAWLSHAEISYENCRVPQSNRLGPEGAGFSIAQERLGPGRIHHCMRWIGICERAFDLMCGYAAKRELSPGKPLGAQQIVQAWIAESRAEINASRLMVLQAAWKIDQTGTKSAIEEISVIKFYVAGVLLRVLDRAIQVHGALGITDDTPLAFWYRHERGARIYDGADEVHKSSVAKRVLRGYGVKV